From Jiangella mangrovi:
CGTGCGCGGCGCCGCCGGGTCCGCCGGCGAGATCGGCCACCTCCCGCTCGACCCGGGCCTGACGACGGTGTGCCGGTGCGGGCGCCGCGGCTGCCTCGAGACCGTCGGCTCCGCGGCGGCGGTCGGGACCGCGCTGGCGGCGGCGCTGGGCCGCGAGGTCGGCCCGGCCGGGCTGCACGACCTGATCGCCGAGGGACACCCCGTCGCGGCGCGGGTGCTCGAGGACGCGGGCGAGGCGCTGGGCCGCGGGCTGGGCTGGCTGTCCATGGTCGTCGACCCGGCCGAGATCGTGCTGGGCGGGCCGCTGACCAGCGCTGGGGAGGCCTGGCTGCGCCCGGTCGTGCGGGGCTTCCGCCGCGCGGTCCTGCCCGGCGCGGCGCGGCGGACCCGGATCAGCCTCTCACCGCTCGGCGAGAGGACCGAGTCGGTGGGCGCACTGATCGCCAGTCTCACGGAGAATTCGCACATTGCCGTCGAAATGCGAACAGATAAACAAGATGTAAACGCGTAATGTATTTGAGCCTTGACGGCAATCGGAGGGGAGCAGCAGACTCGTCCCACCCGGACCGGTCCGACGATCCGTGGCGACCCAAAGGAGGGTTAACGTGCACCAGCCCATTCGACGGGCTGCCGTCCTGACCATCGCCGCCCTGGCGGCCGGCACGCTCGCGGCGTGCGGCGCCAACGAGGAGTCCGGCGGCGGTGGCGACGGTGAGACCACCGGCGGAGGCGCCGCCACCATCGCGCTGCTGCTGCCCGAGTCGGCGACGGCCCGCTACGAGGCGTTCGACAAGCCGCTGTTCGAGGCCAAGATCCAGGACCTGTGCTCCGACTGCGAGGTCGTCTACTTCAACGCCGACCAGGACGAGGCCCAGCAGGCCGAGCAGGTCGACTCCGCGATCTCCCAGAACGTCGACGTCATGGTGCTGGACCCGGTCAACGGCCAGTCCGCGGCGTCCCTGGTGGCCGACGCGCAGGCCGCGGACATCCCGGTCATCGCCTACGACCGCTTCATCGAGGGCGCGGACTACTACACCTCGTTCGACAACGAGAAGGTCGGCGAGCTGCAGGGGCAGGCGCTGGTCGACGCCGTCGGCGGCCCCGGCGACATCCTCATGCTGAACGGGTCGCCCGACGACCCCAACGCCGCCCAGTTCAAGTCCGGCGCGCACAGCGTCATCGACGCGAGCGACCTCACCGTCCTGGCCGAGTACGACAACCCGGATTGGAGCCCGGACAACGCCCAGGCGTTCACCACCGACCAGCTCGACACCATCGACCCCGCCACGCTGGCCGGCGTCTACGCCGCCAACGACGGCCAGGCCGGCGGCGTCATCGCGGCACTGACGGGGGCCGGACTGGCCGCCGACGCGCTGCCGCCGGTGACCGGTCAGGACGCCGAGCTCGCCGCGATCCAGCGCATCGTCGCCGGTGAGCAGTACATGACCATCTACAAGCCGATCAAGGGCGAGGCCGAGGGCGCCGCCCAGATGGCCATCTCGATCGTCAATGGCGAGGACGTCGCCGACACCACCGACTTCCAGGGCGTGCCGTCGCTGATCCTCGACCCGATCGTGGTCACCCAGGACAACGTCGGCGACACCGTCGTGGCGGACGAGTTCTGGAGCGTCGACGAGATCTGCACCGCCGACTACGCGGACGCCTGCGCGGCCGCGGGGCTCAGC
This genomic window contains:
- a CDS encoding substrate-binding domain-containing protein; this translates as MHQPIRRAAVLTIAALAAGTLAACGANEESGGGGDGETTGGGAATIALLLPESATARYEAFDKPLFEAKIQDLCSDCEVVYFNADQDEAQQAEQVDSAISQNVDVMVLDPVNGQSAASLVADAQAADIPVIAYDRFIEGADYYTSFDNEKVGELQGQALVDAVGGPGDILMLNGSPDDPNAAQFKSGAHSVIDASDLTVLAEYDNPDWSPDNAQAFTTDQLDTIDPATLAGVYAANDGQAGGVIAALTGAGLAADALPPVTGQDAELAAIQRIVAGEQYMTIYKPIKGEAEGAAQMAISIVNGEDVADTTDFQGVPSLILDPIVVTQDNVGDTVVADEFWSVDEICTADYADACAAAGLS